A stretch of Mucilaginibacter terrae DNA encodes these proteins:
- a CDS encoding alpha/beta hydrolase, with translation MKTEQTLKTMLMVLGTLLVFNGANAQQVDANTDQNIEKQTRAFLKILNSSGGKPLETYSPKDARAVLSGLQASVKVDLSGIAITEKKIQQDGMTISLHIVKPAGVKKVLPVFMYFHGGGWILGDFPTHQRLVRDLVVNSGAAAVFVNYTPSPEAQFPVAINQAYAATKWVAAHGTEIGVNGKKLAVAGNSVGGNMAAVVSLMAKDKNGPDIKLQVLFWPVTDANMETASYNQYAEGRFLTKGLMNWFWNSYIPEPGKRNNVYASPLQAPIERLKGLPKAIVEVAENDVLRDEGETYARKMNEAGVPVSLMRYQGMIHDFGLLNPLAKVPEVQSGILQAAGELHKALFN, from the coding sequence ATGAAAACAGAACAAACTCTAAAAACAATGCTAATGGTGTTGGGCACACTTTTAGTATTTAACGGCGCTAATGCGCAACAGGTTGATGCAAACACCGACCAAAACATTGAGAAACAAACCCGTGCTTTTTTGAAAATCTTGAACTCTTCGGGAGGCAAACCACTTGAAACGTATTCTCCTAAAGATGCCAGAGCTGTACTCTCAGGTCTTCAGGCATCTGTTAAGGTAGATTTATCAGGTATTGCCATTACAGAGAAAAAGATACAGCAAGACGGTATGACCATCAGCCTGCATATTGTTAAGCCGGCGGGCGTTAAAAAAGTATTGCCTGTGTTTATGTATTTCCACGGCGGCGGGTGGATACTGGGCGATTTTCCAACACACCAGCGCCTGGTTAGAGACTTAGTTGTAAACTCGGGTGCAGCAGCTGTATTTGTTAATTACACACCATCGCCCGAGGCACAATTTCCGGTTGCCATTAACCAGGCTTATGCTGCTACCAAATGGGTTGCTGCTCATGGTACCGAGATTGGCGTAAATGGCAAAAAGCTTGCGGTAGCAGGTAACAGTGTTGGCGGTAATATGGCTGCGGTGGTTTCATTAATGGCCAAAGATAAAAATGGACCAGATATTAAACTGCAGGTGTTGTTTTGGCCGGTTACTGATGCCAATATGGAAACGGCTTCATATAATCAATATGCCGAAGGCAGGTTTTTAACTAAAGGATTAATGAACTGGTTTTGGAACAGCTATATCCCCGAGCCGGGCAAGCGCAATAATGTGTATGCATCGCCGCTGCAAGCACCTATTGAGCGCTTAAAAGGCTTGCCCAAAGCAATTGTTGAAGTTGCCGAAAATGATGTTTTGAGAGATGAAGGTGAAACTTACGCGCGTAAAATGAATGAAGCCGGAGTACCGGTAAGTTTAATGAGGTACCAGGGAATGATTCATGATTTTGGATTGTTAAATCCGCTTGCAAAAGTACCTGAGGTGCAGAGTGGAATTTTACAAGCAGCCGGTGAGCTTCATAAAGCATTGTTTAATTAA
- a CDS encoding tetratricopeptide repeat-containing sensor histidine kinase: MKVWMYLLRFLLVLTPFSLAKASDDTDLKNALPDLLHQYQTAESDIDKANSALLIANFYLNNKSYNLFLDSSLHYTQVAQKLSRGISYNKGVDDALVLQAKIWIEKKKVPKITELTKNATGSLKVRLHILLGLYWLEKPGSDKEDMNQANTEFSLARSTALKARMPTLATLAEIYQFKLLKENQCDSTLCAQKFNSVINRSLRLRKPGLLAKAWIERSNHCYTIPDRVNLLKTALSYSKGLPNQGTAIWIKKELADMNLQEGKLDSAEQKLLEVVKLYKLAGYKNLQFTYDLLIAVYNNKGQYKKAMFYGIAAEKCAEFTGTDKGLDHFYYNIYQTCEYLGQKALASEYLKKSIAETAKSPNYFPYGLYRGVLWENIRSGKAKSGLDELKKTIKLHPPLPSDELFIATLFSDCYVALNKLDVAEKYHDQIAGKVKNLRKDYSYYQWCRWVIPFYMARGKYYKAKPFLAELLNAPPGINPQGEVAVAHFNQFKIDSAEGRYLDAIKHSNTGHKILDSISNADKVKQSAELRLQYQTEKKEKENLKLRNRNHVQQSEIERSSLEKKLIGTGLFASFIIVGLMLYLYRAKQHSNNVLKVQQNEIQSQNRQLNQLVGEKEWLIKEIHHRVKNNLQIISSLLNTQSAYLNNEEAKTAIRDSQNRMQAISIVHQKLYQSNDLATVEFKLYLEELVQSICDSFRSKLNVKFKFDVIEAYLSTAESVPIGLMLNEAITNSIKYAFAQTQYPQITVSLARAADGMYILTIKDNGQGLPEDFDMYNCTSLGINLMVGLTEQLGGTFSINSNHGTIITIVFPPFLHGAE, from the coding sequence ATGAAAGTTTGGATGTATTTACTGAGATTCTTACTTGTTTTAACTCCTTTCAGCCTTGCAAAGGCATCAGATGATACAGACTTAAAAAACGCACTACCCGATCTTTTACATCAATATCAAACAGCCGAAAGTGATATTGATAAAGCAAACAGCGCATTGCTAATAGCTAATTTTTATTTAAATAATAAAAGTTATAATCTGTTTTTAGATTCGTCCCTCCATTATACTCAAGTAGCCCAAAAACTAAGCCGTGGCATTAGCTATAATAAAGGCGTTGACGATGCCCTTGTATTGCAAGCCAAAATTTGGATCGAGAAAAAAAAAGTGCCTAAAATTACTGAGCTAACTAAAAACGCTACCGGATCACTCAAAGTAAGGCTTCACATTCTTTTGGGACTTTATTGGTTGGAAAAGCCGGGTTCGGACAAGGAGGATATGAACCAGGCTAATACTGAATTTAGCCTTGCCCGGAGTACTGCTCTTAAAGCAAGGATGCCCACACTTGCTACCTTAGCCGAAATTTACCAATTTAAATTATTAAAAGAGAACCAATGCGACTCAACCCTTTGCGCACAAAAATTTAATAGTGTTATTAACAGGTCCCTACGCCTTCGTAAGCCCGGACTGCTTGCAAAGGCATGGATAGAAAGGTCTAATCACTGCTATACTATACCTGATCGTGTAAATCTGCTTAAAACGGCTTTATCGTACTCAAAAGGTTTGCCTAACCAGGGAACTGCAATTTGGATAAAAAAGGAATTAGCTGATATGAACCTCCAGGAGGGTAAGCTCGATTCTGCAGAGCAGAAGTTATTGGAGGTTGTAAAATTATATAAGCTTGCCGGATATAAAAATTTGCAATTTACGTATGATCTGCTGATTGCCGTTTATAACAACAAGGGGCAGTATAAAAAGGCAATGTTTTACGGTATTGCTGCCGAAAAATGTGCGGAATTTACCGGTACAGATAAAGGCCTTGATCATTTTTACTACAATATATATCAAACTTGCGAATACTTAGGACAAAAGGCATTGGCCTCTGAATATTTAAAAAAAAGCATAGCTGAAACTGCTAAATCTCCAAACTATTTTCCGTATGGACTTTACCGGGGAGTTTTGTGGGAAAATATACGCAGCGGAAAGGCGAAAAGTGGCTTGGATGAACTTAAGAAGACTATAAAATTACACCCGCCTTTACCCAGCGATGAGTTATTTATTGCAACCCTTTTTAGTGATTGTTATGTTGCACTGAACAAACTTGATGTGGCTGAAAAATATCATGATCAGATAGCCGGGAAAGTTAAAAACTTAAGAAAGGATTATTCATACTATCAATGGTGCAGATGGGTGATCCCTTTTTACATGGCTCGTGGCAAATATTACAAAGCAAAGCCTTTTCTTGCCGAATTGCTGAATGCACCTCCAGGTATTAATCCACAGGGCGAAGTTGCAGTAGCACATTTTAATCAATTTAAAATTGATTCTGCTGAAGGCCGTTATCTTGATGCTATAAAACACAGTAATACCGGGCATAAAATACTCGATTCGATTTCTAATGCAGACAAGGTAAAACAGTCGGCCGAACTGCGCTTACAATATCAAACTGAGAAGAAAGAAAAAGAAAACCTGAAGCTCAGGAACAGAAATCATGTACAGCAAAGTGAAATTGAAAGAAGTTCTCTTGAAAAGAAATTAATTGGTACCGGCTTATTTGCGTCCTTTATAATCGTAGGGCTTATGTTGTACTTGTACAGGGCAAAACAGCATAGTAATAATGTGTTAAAAGTTCAGCAAAATGAAATTCAGTCACAAAACCGGCAATTAAACCAGTTGGTTGGCGAAAAGGAATGGCTGATCAAAGAAATACATCACCGTGTAAAAAACAATCTGCAAATAATTTCAAGTCTTTTAAATACTCAGTCGGCGTATCTTAATAATGAAGAGGCCAAAACCGCAATACGTGACAGCCAAAACCGTATGCAGGCTATTTCAATTGTTCATCAAAAGTTGTATCAATCAAATGACCTGGCAACCGTTGAGTTTAAGCTATACCTGGAAGAGCTTGTACAAAGTATTTGTGACTCATTTAGGTCAAAGCTAAATGTGAAATTTAAATTTGACGTAATTGAAGCCTATTTAAGTACAGCTGAATCGGTACCAATTGGTTTGATGCTTAACGAAGCTATAACCAACAGTATTAAATATGCATTTGCTCAAACCCAGTATCCCCAAATTACTGTTTCCTTAGCCCGAGCTGCTGATGGGATGTATATATTAACAATAAAGGATAACGGGCAAGGCCTGCCGGAAGATTTTGATATGTACAATTGTACGTCATTAGGTATTAATTTAATGGTGGGGCTTACCGAGCAGTTAGGAGGTACGTTCTCTATAAACAGCAACCATGGGACTATCATTACCATAGTTTTCCCTCCGTTTTTGCATGGTGCCGAGTAA
- a CDS encoding GH1 family beta-glucosidase — protein sequence MPKQPTKNQDLDRRKFIKAGVTIAGISAVPVLTSNTNIATNTNTPEIYNRVNNKSFPKGFLWGTATASYQVEGAVNEDGRGKSIWDTFSHIPGKIKNNENGDVACDMYHRYKEDIKLMKEMNTRSFRFSIAWPRIFPDGKGAPNLKGIDFYNRLTDELLANGIQPFATLYHWDLPQALHDKYNGWQSRETAHIFGEYAGYVANKLGDRVKHFFTMNEIRTFVELGYGNGQFAPGLKLDKKALYQVRHNAVLAHGLAVQAIRARTASGVKVGIAENLDVPVPIIETPENIKASQLAMREQNAGYLSVIMDGRYTDRFLSNAGANAPQFTGEDLKIISSPLDFVGLNIYMPSQYVEAANNPEGYRFIPFAKSQPRSTSEWQVLGPECLYWGPKNAQILWNAKEIYITENGCSGSDELTADGHVYDTDRITFMRNYLTQLQRATADNVPVKGYFYWSMMDNFEWASGYEIRFGLFYLNYKNLKRIPKASAAYFKTIALKNELV from the coding sequence ATGCCAAAACAACCAACCAAGAACCAGGACTTAGATCGCCGCAAGTTTATTAAGGCCGGAGTTACTATCGCGGGCATTTCAGCAGTACCTGTTTTAACATCAAACACCAATATTGCCACTAATACCAACACACCGGAAATATACAACCGGGTGAACAACAAATCATTTCCGAAAGGTTTTCTTTGGGGCACAGCTACGGCATCTTACCAGGTGGAAGGGGCTGTAAACGAAGATGGACGGGGAAAGTCTATTTGGGATACCTTTTCACACATACCCGGCAAGATCAAAAACAATGAGAATGGGGATGTGGCCTGTGACATGTATCATCGTTACAAGGAAGATATTAAGCTGATGAAAGAAATGAACACCCGGTCGTTTCGTTTCTCTATAGCATGGCCGCGCATTTTTCCAGATGGCAAAGGGGCACCAAATTTAAAAGGTATTGATTTTTACAACCGCTTAACGGATGAGCTTTTGGCTAATGGAATTCAACCGTTCGCTACCTTGTATCATTGGGATCTGCCGCAGGCGCTGCACGATAAATATAATGGATGGCAATCGCGCGAAACCGCACATATTTTTGGTGAATATGCAGGTTACGTAGCAAATAAGCTGGGAGACAGGGTAAAACATTTTTTTACCATGAACGAGATCAGAACGTTTGTTGAATTGGGATATGGTAACGGACAATTTGCACCGGGTTTAAAACTGGATAAAAAAGCACTCTACCAGGTGAGACATAACGCCGTATTAGCACATGGGCTGGCCGTTCAGGCCATAAGGGCACGTACAGCTTCGGGTGTTAAAGTGGGTATAGCAGAAAATCTGGATGTGCCGGTTCCGATCATTGAAACCCCGGAAAACATCAAGGCTTCTCAATTAGCTATGCGCGAGCAAAATGCCGGTTATTTAAGTGTGATTATGGATGGGCGGTATACCGACCGTTTTTTGAGCAATGCTGGTGCAAACGCGCCGCAGTTTACAGGCGAAGACCTAAAGATTATCAGTAGCCCATTAGATTTTGTTGGACTAAATATTTATATGCCGTCTCAATATGTTGAGGCAGCCAATAATCCTGAAGGTTACCGGTTTATTCCTTTTGCCAAATCACAGCCCCGTAGTACCTCAGAATGGCAGGTGCTTGGCCCCGAATGTTTATACTGGGGCCCAAAAAACGCACAGATTTTATGGAACGCAAAAGAAATATACATTACCGAGAATGGCTGTAGCGGCTCTGATGAACTCACGGCAGACGGACACGTGTATGACACCGACCGGATAACCTTTATGCGCAATTACCTCACCCAGCTCCAAAGAGCAACGGCTGATAATGTACCTGTTAAAGGTTATTTCTACTGGAGCATGATGGATAATTTTGAATGGGCCAGCGGATATGAAATCCGTTTCGGGCTGTTTTACCTTAATTATAAAAACCTAAAGCGTATCCCCAAAGCAAGTGCAGCATATTTTAAAACCATTGCTTTAAAAAACGAATTAGTTTGA
- a CDS encoding IPT/TIG domain-containing protein: MKSKNILKITWGISMLLCLITLFTSCKKDKNEDSGTPVISRVRTVSKDSTLRNVTTRINLDSSSVADKIKKVAFDSTVTSGQLNGLYAILGSNLKSTSQVLFNGVPAYFNPALVTSESIIITIPINTPWGSNQPNKLTVVTNKGRTDFDFVIQQPTATITNFDPLAGSAGDIVTLTGTNFNGVSKVTFDNTPATIVGTPTPTQIQVRVPAGVVQAYIYVTTPGGVAKSQTAFGFKYLIYDDALAKGWWIGGWNGGDKPNFSNTSPVKRGSNSIAVTYLGGYAGFQIGNAGGTISLADKSAIKLSIYGGPGSDGNVVRIMVMGPDKDGKQAISDNEGVVVTLKAGQWTDFTIPLTSFGTRPVIMEQLRIQELSGISAPETIYIDDIGFI, encoded by the coding sequence ATGAAAAGTAAAAATATTTTAAAGATTACTTGGGGTATATCGATGCTGCTATGCCTGATTACCTTATTTACCTCGTGTAAAAAAGATAAAAACGAGGACTCGGGCACGCCGGTAATCAGCCGGGTAAGAACAGTTAGCAAAGACTCAACGCTGAGAAACGTAACCACGCGCATCAACCTTGATTCAAGTTCGGTAGCAGATAAAATTAAAAAAGTGGCGTTCGATTCTACGGTTACCAGCGGGCAGTTAAATGGCCTCTATGCAATCCTTGGATCTAATTTAAAATCAACCTCACAGGTTCTGTTCAATGGCGTTCCGGCTTACTTTAATCCGGCGCTGGTTACCTCCGAAAGTATCATCATTACCATACCAATCAATACCCCGTGGGGCAGCAATCAACCCAATAAACTTACCGTTGTAACCAATAAAGGCCGTACCGATTTCGATTTTGTAATACAGCAGCCAACCGCAACTATTACCAACTTTGACCCGTTAGCAGGCAGTGCCGGTGATATTGTCACTTTAACCGGTACTAATTTTAATGGTGTTAGTAAAGTTACATTTGATAATACCCCTGCTACCATTGTAGGCACCCCTACTCCTACGCAAATTCAGGTTAGAGTACCGGCTGGGGTTGTACAGGCCTACATTTATGTAACCACACCCGGCGGTGTAGCCAAATCACAAACTGCCTTTGGGTTCAAGTACCTTATTTATGATGATGCACTGGCCAAGGGTTGGTGGATTGGCGGCTGGAATGGTGGCGATAAACCAAATTTCAGTAATACATCACCTGTAAAAAGAGGCAGTAACTCCATTGCTGTTACTTATTTAGGCGGCTATGCCGGTTTTCAAATAGGCAATGCTGGCGGTACTATAAGCCTTGCAGACAAATCGGCCATTAAACTCTCCATTTATGGTGGCCCCGGAAGCGATGGTAACGTGGTGCGTATAATGGTGATGGGACCCGATAAAGATGGCAAACAAGCCATTAGTGATAACGAGGGTGTGGTAGTTACCTTAAAAGCCGGACAATGGACAGATTTCACCATTCCGTTAACAAGCTTCGGAACACGACCGGTGATCATGGAACAACTTCGCATCCAGGAATTGAGCGGAATTTCTGCACCTGAAACTATTTACATTGATGATATTGGATTTATATAG
- a CDS encoding RagB/SusD family nutrient uptake outer membrane protein, whose translation MKIHIKYIPAFILLSALTLAGCKKEFFNRPPESALTLNNFYQNTDQVKSSTNALYNAPWFHWNNQASWSITELYGGNARTYSSDVVNFGKFAVTGDNLVLSDGWKSLFTVVAQSNALLNNLKNNVPASVPTAVVNNALGEARLMRALAYFHLVRIWGNVPIIENSLDYVDNFQINTNPVSDVYKFIVNDLKFAEANCTAMVRSGSSQAQGHVSSGSATALLAKVYLYLGDYANARTCAEKVINSGEFKLFGADVQGKTYNDLFKTSNNNNEESVIAIQWLGGGSYGHGNSLQSSFAYNSTITGTGDGYAVVGPTIDLQQAYEPGDQRVYATIMLAGAKYPELNQSNGGFTVPSDVNAQDTRAAVKKYVVGTPSDNGGLGAQFSAGNNTYLMRYADVLLIEAEAVLAGGATTSAPAALIPFNKVRSRAGLNPLPAITQASILHERRVEFAFEGDYWFDLYRMDGWNGILTNQHPKAIAAISNQERGIYSADKPPVTYSQKFTPTNANFVFPYPATEVAQNAKLNQAPVPYVFK comes from the coding sequence ATGAAAATACATATTAAATATATACCAGCTTTTATATTGTTAAGTGCCCTTACGCTTGCCGGATGCAAAAAAGAGTTTTTTAACCGCCCGCCCGAGAGTGCCCTTACGCTCAATAATTTTTATCAAAATACAGATCAGGTGAAGTCAAGTACCAATGCGCTGTATAATGCGCCATGGTTTCATTGGAACAACCAGGCCAGTTGGTCGATAACCGAACTATATGGCGGTAACGCCCGGACCTACTCAAGTGATGTGGTCAACTTTGGAAAATTTGCGGTAACCGGTGATAACCTGGTTTTGAGTGACGGCTGGAAATCACTGTTTACTGTTGTGGCCCAGTCAAATGCACTGCTCAATAACCTGAAAAATAATGTACCGGCATCGGTTCCAACGGCAGTAGTAAACAATGCCTTAGGCGAAGCGAGGCTGATGCGTGCGTTGGCTTATTTTCACCTGGTGAGGATATGGGGAAACGTACCGATCATTGAAAACAGCCTGGATTATGTTGACAATTTCCAGATCAATACTAACCCGGTAAGTGATGTTTACAAGTTTATTGTTAACGATCTGAAATTTGCTGAAGCAAATTGTACAGCTATGGTGCGCAGCGGCTCTTCGCAGGCCCAGGGGCATGTTTCCAGCGGATCGGCTACGGCATTGCTTGCAAAGGTTTACTTATATTTGGGTGATTATGCCAATGCCCGCACTTGTGCCGAAAAGGTTATTAATAGTGGTGAGTTTAAACTGTTTGGTGCTGATGTTCAGGGCAAAACATATAATGACTTGTTTAAAACATCAAATAACAACAACGAGGAATCGGTTATTGCCATACAGTGGCTTGGCGGCGGATCTTATGGGCATGGTAATTCATTGCAATCATCATTTGCTTACAACTCTACTATTACCGGCACAGGTGATGGTTATGCCGTTGTTGGCCCTACAATAGATCTACAGCAGGCTTACGAGCCCGGCGATCAGCGTGTTTATGCAACAATTATGCTGGCGGGTGCCAAATACCCGGAGCTAAACCAATCCAATGGAGGCTTCACCGTACCGAGTGATGTAAACGCACAGGACACCCGCGCGGCGGTTAAAAAATATGTAGTAGGAACCCCTTCAGACAATGGCGGCTTAGGTGCACAGTTTTCGGCCGGTAACAACACTTACTTAATGCGCTATGCAGATGTACTGTTGATAGAGGCCGAAGCCGTATTGGCCGGTGGAGCCACAACTTCTGCCCCTGCCGCGTTAATTCCGTTTAACAAGGTAAGATCACGCGCAGGCCTTAACCCTTTACCTGCCATTACCCAGGCTTCTATTTTGCACGAACGCCGGGTTGAGTTTGCCTTTGAAGGTGATTACTGGTTCGATCTTTACCGCATGGACGGCTGGAACGGTATTCTCACAAACCAGCATCCTAAGGCTATCGCAGCTATCAGTAACCAGGAACGTGGCATTTACAGTGCCGATAAACCACCGGTTACTTACTCTCAAAAATTTACACCCACCAACGCAAATTTTGTATTCCCTTACCCGGCCACCGAGGTTGCGCAAAATGCAAAGCTTAACCAAGCTCCGGTTCCATATGTTTTCAAATAA